A segment of the Lolium perenne isolate Kyuss_39 chromosome 3, Kyuss_2.0, whole genome shotgun sequence genome:
GTCGCCGTCAAGAAGATGCTCGACCCGGACGTggacggcggcgacgacgagtTTGCAAACGAGGTGGAGATCATCAGCCACTTCCGGCACCGGAACCTGGTGCCGCTGCGCGGGTGCTGCATCACCGAGGCCGAGGACGCGGACGACCATGGCAGCAAGCAGATGCTGCTCGTGTACGACTACATGCCCAACGGCTCGCTCGATCGCTACATCTTCGACGGGGCGGCGATGGCGTGGGCGCGGCGGCGTAGCGTGATCATGGACGTGGCGAGAGGGCTGGAGTACATGCACTACGGCGTCAAGCCGGGGATTTACCACCGGGACATCAAGGCGACCAACATACTCCTGGACGAGGACATGCGAGCGCGCCTGGCGGACTTCGGGCTGGCGCGGCGGAGCCGGGAAGGGCAGTCGCACCTGACGACGCGCGTGGCCGGCACGCACGGCTACCTCTCGCCGGAGTACGCGCTGTACGGGCAGCTCACCGAGAAGAGCGACGTGTACAGCTTCGGCGTGGTGGTGCTGGAGGTGATGAGCGGCCGGCGCGCGCTGGACCTCGCGGACCCGTCCGGGATGGTGCTGGTCACCGACTGGGCGTGGGCGCTCGTCAGGGCCGGGCGCGCCAGGGAGGTGCTCGCCGAGGCGCTGCTGCGCGAGCGCGAGGGGATGAGCGTGGTGGACATGGAGAGGTTCGTCCTCGTTGGGATCCTGTGCGCGCACGTCACGGTGGCGTGCCGCCCCACCATGCCGGAGGCGCTGAGGATGCTGGAGGGGGACTTGGACGTGCCGGAGTTGCCGGACCGGCCTCAGCCATACGGCCAGAGGATCCCGTTCGACGAAGCTGAGGGCAACTTCAGTGCATCTTCGGTGCTGAATGGTCCGTTCGTCGATTTTGGCGACATGCTCAGGTGATGGATCGATGCATGCAGCGATGTTTGGTTTGAAGTTGGAATCGTATACTGCAGCAGTTAAACTTCTGCAACCGCTGGCTCACTGAAGTTCAGAGTTTGTATCACTTTTTTCTTGATGTAAATTGAGTGTGCACACTGTCTTGTGCTGAGATGCTGAATGAACTGAAGTTCACGTCAAATAAAGCTCTAAGagactttttttcttttcttgcaCAAGGCACAAACTATTCAGCATCTGGCAATTGTGGCGATTACACAAACATACAGATACAGTAGCAGGTTACTGGTACTACACAAACTTCCAGAGTTGTTGCTATCTTACAATGAGGGCAGACCGGCAACCACAATAGTGTTCTAGAGCCCCACTATATCAACACATCAAGCGACTTCAGATATAATATGTCCAGTTGTTTATCCAAACAGACataaaaagagaggtacaattggcAAATTTCATGGTGCATATACATGCCAGTGGTGGATAAGATCATTTGATGGAATAGGAGTGGAGATTAAACGGCCTAGCTGTTCTCCTGCAGGTTGGGGTGGCTAGGCTGCACGCGGAACGTGATCGGCATCTGGGCTGCAAAGTCCCTGTCCGGATGGTAACCAAGCTCAAGCTCCCTCATGTTCCCGTTCAGCGCAATATCTTGCTGATGCTAGAGAGAATGAACAAAAAACAGAGTGTTAGGTAAGCCTTCAGCGTACGAAGTTCCTTCGGTGACAACCAGTGATCATATACTAGCTTTTACAAAATTCTTATGCATAATGTTttaaccccgtggcccctctgtcTGACGGCCTCGCCCTCCTGGTCTATGCTGTAATCTGGGCGTTTTGGCCTCCTTTCAATGAAAATTCAGGTGCGGGAAAACCTTCTATGACTGCATGTTTAATTAGGTGATATTACTGTATGATTTTCAACATTTGTTATTGGTGGAAGGATTTTTGTGTATGTACTCATTTAGGAATTTTGTCTATGCTCCTAATAAAAAATAGAATGCACAtaacgggagtggtgttttggctcccgggagcatatgctcccgattTTTAAACTTCATTTTAAGTAcactttcaaaatgttaaaaagttTGAACACAAAATTTAGTGGGTACATCTTGAAGTTCTACACGTTCACAAAGTGGTTCCACAAAAAACCGACATTTTAAGTGCcatctgtaaaaaagacaaaattttgCTATAAAAAATGGTTGTGTACGAGACGTTTTGTTTGTCTTTTTCACATAAGTCACAAAAAATATCGGATTTTCGCAAAACTTGATGTACGCACGTAAAATGTCGCTACGTAAGCGAGAAAAATTTTGTTCgattttttttgacatttcaaaatgtttttTGGAGTgacaggagcatatgctcccatgtgccgaattgaatttcttGCACATAACAAACAAAAATCAGCATTTAAACAGTGTGCCAATAGTTTTAGCTTACAAGAACTTGAACGAAAACAGATACAGCTTATTCAACAATAAGTTATACGAGTGAGCCATTCTTGAAGGTCACTTACCAGTTTAAATGCGAGCAACTTGTTCTCATCTTCTAGCATCTTGCCCTGCAATTGACCAAGAAAACAGTGGGTGAGAAGAAAGCATAGAAGAACTGCATTATAATCAACAAAAATACACGACATGTAATCATGTCTCCAAAACTAGGTCATACAGTTTTCATCAGCCTGTCGTAGTGCTCCATCTACACAAACAGAATAAAGCAAGAtcagaaaccaaaaaaaaaaaatcaatagtGATAATGGTACAATGTCAACCAACAAGTCGAACAATTATATTACCTGTTTTTCATGCAGGCCTGTCAGTCCATTATCAAGTGCTTCCTCAATCATGATCAACTCTTTGGGTTGCAGTGAGTTCAGATCTTCGCCTTTCAAGTGCCTGTATAAAATCATAATGGGTGACTACAGTCTCAATAGAAAAAGTACCGAAGGAAAAAAAGAAACAGTATGTTGTAGAATTTACCTGAGCTCGATCTGCATGTTGTCATTTTCTTTCTTGATTCGATCAATCTCCGCACTGAGGCTCTGAAACGTTGAATGTGTCCATCAGTGATAAGCCATTCTACACTTTTATTTTTTTGGAATATAAGTCATTCTACTCAACTGGCTCAAAAGACAAAATTCAATATTCTTTCTCTCGAAAAGCATTCGCTCTTTTTTTTTCCTGAAAAGGCTTTTCGGCCGGGCTTTAAGAAAATGTGGTATTCTATCTCTAGAAAAGCAACTCTACAAAGGCATTTATTGATCTGTTTTGGAAATCAGGAATTACCTTGTGTTTCTCATCCCACAGTATCTTCCCGGAGTTGGTCTGGTACTTCTCCAAGATTCTTGATAGCCTATGTCTCACCAAAATGATGCATCAATAATTCAATACAGTGGTAAAGGTTGCTCAACGTGAAACTTGAATGGAAAAGCAGATATTTTTTCTAGATTCCAAATTCCCATATAGTCTATGAAAAAGGAAGTATCAGTTGTTTGCTCCTACAGTCCTACCAAAAAAAGTTTACCTTTAACATACAAGAAATCAATCAAGCAGAAAACATCTAGACCTACCCAATCCCGTTCATGGTAAGTTGTTGGTAGGAGTAGCAGATTTTACCTAATTGCAGTGACTAAAGTATATCCCCCTGTACTGATAAAACAGCCATAGGTTGCATATTTGCCAACAGAACGTCCAATCCATCGAGAATTTGGGATAAAACAAGCAACCCCTCTTTTTTGTACTAGTAAAAGAAAAGCCACCTCGAAATAAAGCAAGCACAGACAAGTCCTAAACAGTGCATGTCAAAGAGAACCGAGAGAAGAGTGAGCTAGAGCACGCACGATGTCTTTGGGGAGCAGAAGTCGTAGAGCTTGCCGGCGCTGGAGAAGACGACGACGCCGACCTCGGCGTCGCAGAGCACGCTGATCTCCT
Coding sequences within it:
- the LOC127345178 gene encoding probable receptor-like protein kinase At1g11050, translated to MAIVAGLIRLLLVAVPILQAAAGSGNSTAACPLDLGYVRTFPWDRAPCAPPVTNVTTCCTTLLSVLGIGIAARLRATGRFRLPSATTSAACIRAFSDALATPPLSLPPTLAPTCFPVPSQFAISPSFCAGVTTASQYVAAVGDATVGNLNSSCGSDLAAMSLCSSCLAAGIRASARLTAAAGNSSDSLNCFYLTVIYAAGISNTAGPASPATAACAFGLALSTPSSKSFPTPSSSVTHTNIVVATVVPIASVLLIALLVALLVWTKRHDGAIKTGRGLHVERRPSRQRPNTGSVLFEIGELAKATGGFAERNIIGRGGFGVVYRGVLTDGSVVAVKKMLDPDVDGGDDEFANEVEIISHFRHRNLVPLRGCCITEAEDADDHGSKQMLLVYDYMPNGSLDRYIFDGAAMAWARRRSVIMDVARGLEYMHYGVKPGIYHRDIKATNILLDEDMRARLADFGLARRSREGQSHLTTRVAGTHGYLSPEYALYGQLTEKSDVYSFGVVVLEVMSGRRALDLADPSGMVLVTDWAWALVRAGRAREVLAEALLREREGMSVVDMERFVLVGILCAHVTVACRPTMPEALRMLEGDLDVPELPDRPQPYGQRIPFDEAEGNFSASSVLNGPFVDFGDMLRHKLFSIWQLWRLHKHTDTVAGYWYYTNFQSCCYLTMRADRQPQ
- the LOC127345179 gene encoding MADS-box transcription factor 2 — protein: MGRGKIEIKRIENQSNRQVTFSKRKNGILKKAKEISVLCDAEVGVVVFSSAGKLYDFCSPKTSLSRILEKYQTNSGKILWDEKHKSLSAEIDRIKKENDNMQIELRHLKGEDLNSLQPKELIMIEEALDNGLTGLHEKQMEHYDRLMKTGKMLEDENKLLAFKLHQQDIALNGNMRELELGYHPDRDFAAQMPITFRVQPSHPNLQENS